In Blastopirellula sp. J2-11, a single genomic region encodes these proteins:
- a CDS encoding DUF971 domain-containing protein, producing the protein MSAIPEQLKLLDDGRLWIEWSDGVQLVYPVRDLRDSSPDALTREKARLAAEKPSTELTILAPEELAPLRITGMQPIGRYAYQIQFSDGHDSGIYTYEYLYSLGKPLPPSD; encoded by the coding sequence ATGTCGGCCATTCCTGAGCAGCTAAAACTACTGGACGATGGACGACTATGGATCGAGTGGTCCGACGGCGTGCAGTTGGTCTACCCGGTTCGCGACTTGCGCGACTCGAGCCCCGATGCGCTGACCCGCGAGAAGGCCCGCTTGGCGGCGGAGAAACCGTCGACCGAGTTGACGATTTTGGCCCCCGAAGAATTGGCGCCGCTCCGCATCACCGGCATGCAGCCGATCGGCCGCTACGCCTATCAGATTCAGTTCAGCGATGGGCATGACTCCGGCATCTACACCTATGAGTATCTCTACTCCCTAGGCAAGCCGCTCCCACCATCCGATTAA
- a CDS encoding cysteine desulfurase-like protein, with amino-acid sequence MPPEFVARCREQFPALRREQNGQSIVYWDGPAGTQVPQSVADAVSDYLLHHNANTHGAFATSRETDALMDDAHAAVADLLGAGYSDLIAFGANMTSLTFALSRALARTWRPGDEIIVSGLDHDANVSPWVLAAQDAGVSVKQIAVRLDDCTLDIEDLRSKLSSKTKLVAVGCASNAVGTINPVAEITRLAHDAGALVFLDAVHYSPHALIDVTDWGCDFLACSAYKFFGPHVGILYGQRMRMETLRPYKLRPAPESLPGRWMTGTQNFEGIAGVVAAIEYLSQVAGVGGSRRDQLKGTYAKIVAYEQTLSAKLLAGLETIDAVTVYGITDPQRLEERLPTFSIRHQALPPKQLAKYLSDRGVFAWHGNYYALPLTEALGLEPEGAVRLGMVHYNTPDEIDRVLAILRELE; translated from the coding sequence ATGCCTCCTGAGTTTGTCGCGCGCTGTCGCGAGCAGTTTCCCGCTTTGCGTCGTGAGCAAAACGGCCAATCGATCGTCTACTGGGATGGTCCAGCCGGAACGCAAGTTCCGCAAAGCGTCGCCGATGCGGTCAGCGACTATTTGCTGCACCACAACGCCAACACGCATGGCGCGTTCGCGACCAGTCGCGAGACCGACGCGCTGATGGATGACGCGCATGCCGCCGTCGCCGATCTGTTGGGGGCCGGTTACTCAGACCTGATCGCCTTTGGCGCCAACATGACCAGTCTGACGTTCGCCCTTTCGCGAGCGCTGGCGCGAACCTGGCGCCCCGGCGACGAGATCATCGTGTCTGGCTTGGATCATGACGCCAACGTCAGCCCCTGGGTGTTGGCGGCGCAAGACGCCGGCGTTTCGGTCAAGCAGATCGCGGTCCGCTTGGATGACTGCACGCTCGATATCGAGGACTTGCGCAGCAAGCTTTCGAGCAAGACGAAATTGGTCGCCGTCGGCTGTGCGTCGAACGCCGTCGGCACGATCAATCCGGTCGCCGAGATCACCCGCTTGGCGCATGACGCCGGCGCGCTGGTCTTTCTCGACGCGGTTCATTACTCGCCGCACGCGCTGATCGACGTGACCGATTGGGGCTGCGACTTTTTGGCCTGTTCGGCCTACAAGTTTTTCGGTCCCCATGTCGGCATTCTCTACGGGCAACGGATGAGGATGGAGACGCTGCGTCCTTACAAGTTGCGGCCGGCGCCAGAGTCGCTGCCGGGACGCTGGATGACCGGAACGCAGAACTTTGAAGGGATCGCAGGCGTCGTCGCCGCGATTGAATATTTGTCGCAGGTCGCCGGCGTCGGCGGTTCGCGCCGCGATCAGCTGAAAGGGACCTACGCCAAGATTGTCGCCTACGAACAGACGCTCAGCGCCAAACTGCTGGCCGGTTTAGAAACGATCGACGCCGTCACCGTTTACGGCATTACTGATCCCCAGCGACTGGAAGAGCGATTGCCGACCTTTTCGATTCGGCATCAGGCGCTGCCCCCCAAGCAGTTGGCGAAATACTTGTCGGACCGCGGCGTCTTCGCCTGGCACGGCAACTACTATGCGTTGCCGCTGACCGAAGCGCTCGGACTCGAGCCGGAAGGCGCCGTGCGATTGGGGATGGTTCATTACAACACGCCCGATGAGATCGATCGCGTGTTGGCAATTTTGCGCGAGTTGGAGTAA
- a CDS encoding phenylacetate--CoA ligase family protein: MTTYTPAQRDELRRLDASQLAAHQLARFNALVAEILPHNSFYADKLGSLHHPLESLDAIAELPFTFKDELVGKVESGDLAANRTYPLERYVRFHRTSGTRGRPMVVMDTAADWQWWLDGWQFVLDAAEIGPEDRCFLAFSFGPFVGFWSAFDAVAARGCLAIPSGGLSTIARLELIRQNGATALFCTPTYALHLAEVAQQQKMDIADTNVHRIILAGEPGGSIPAVRQKIESAWNAKVIDHTGATEIGPWGFSDEKQRGVYVNEAFFLAEFISVDSGKSASELELSELVITTLGRYGAPVIRYRTGDLVRPSWNHNGPCNFVLLEGGVLGRADDMLIIRGVNVFPSSVEQIVRGFPEIVEFRMTALKQGQMDQLSVEIEDRLNRPDRVAKELQIRLGLRIEVTSVEIGSLPRFEGKGRRFVDKRYAS; encoded by the coding sequence ATGACTACTTACACGCCTGCCCAGCGAGACGAACTTCGCCGTCTCGACGCTTCGCAACTAGCCGCCCATCAACTAGCGCGTTTTAACGCGCTGGTCGCCGAAATCTTACCCCACAATTCGTTTTACGCCGACAAGCTGGGATCGCTGCACCACCCGCTTGAATCGCTCGATGCGATCGCGGAACTGCCGTTCACCTTCAAGGATGAGTTGGTCGGCAAGGTCGAATCAGGCGATTTGGCCGCAAATCGGACCTATCCGCTCGAGCGATACGTCCGATTTCACCGCACCAGCGGTACGCGCGGCCGTCCGATGGTCGTCATGGATACGGCAGCCGATTGGCAATGGTGGCTCGACGGTTGGCAGTTTGTGCTCGACGCGGCCGAGATCGGGCCGGAGGATCGCTGCTTCCTCGCGTTTAGCTTTGGGCCGTTTGTGGGGTTCTGGAGCGCCTTTGACGCGGTCGCCGCGCGCGGCTGTTTGGCGATTCCCAGCGGCGGACTCAGCACGATCGCACGGCTCGAACTGATTCGTCAAAATGGTGCGACCGCTCTCTTTTGTACGCCAACCTACGCTTTGCACCTGGCCGAGGTCGCGCAGCAGCAAAAGATGGATATCGCCGACACCAATGTTCATCGCATTATTTTGGCCGGTGAGCCCGGCGGCTCGATCCCCGCGGTGCGGCAGAAGATCGAATCGGCTTGGAACGCCAAAGTGATCGATCATACTGGGGCCACCGAAATTGGCCCGTGGGGATTTTCCGACGAAAAGCAGCGCGGCGTCTACGTGAACGAAGCGTTCTTTCTGGCCGAGTTTATCTCGGTTGATTCGGGTAAGTCGGCCAGCGAGTTAGAACTTTCGGAATTGGTCATCACCACGCTTGGTCGTTACGGCGCGCCGGTCATTCGCTATCGCACCGGCGATCTGGTCCGACCCAGCTGGAATCACAATGGTCCCTGCAATTTTGTCTTGCTCGAAGGAGGCGTCCTCGGCCGCGCCGACGACATGCTGATCATTCGCGGCGTCAATGTTTTCCCGTCGTCAGTCGAGCAAATCGTGCGCGGCTTTCCCGAGATTGTCGAGTTCCGCATGACCGCGCTGAAGCAGGGACAAATGGATCAGCTGTCGGTCGAAATCGAAGATCGTCTGAATCGCCCCGATCGGGTCGCCAAAGAGCTGCAGATTCGTCTCGGTCTTCGGATCGAAGTCACCTCGGTCGAAATCGGCTCGTTGCCTCGGTTCGAGGGCAAAGGTCGTCGCTTTGTGGATAAACGCTATGCCTCCTGA
- a CDS encoding ZIP family metal transporter — protein sequence MPDSLQSLGGVALFALIPLLAAISGAVIAAYRPPNSTVRSYIQHLAAGVVFSVVAVELLPQIVAKHEPFEVALGFSLGVAVMLGIRHLAKRFGEDKPSDAKGTTGLLAAVGVDIALDGLLIGITFSAGETAGRLLTCALAIELLSLGLAVAAALGKAGASRRRIITTTTLLFSLVVVGAAVGALSLQNASQEFLELVLSFGLAALLYLVTEELLIEAHEEPETPLATAMFFGGFLLFLILGMLE from the coding sequence ATGCCGGATTCTCTCCAGTCGCTTGGCGGCGTGGCTCTGTTCGCGCTGATTCCGCTGCTTGCCGCGATTAGCGGTGCGGTGATCGCCGCGTACCGACCACCCAACTCGACCGTGCGTAGCTACATTCAACATCTCGCCGCCGGGGTCGTGTTTTCTGTCGTCGCCGTCGAACTGCTGCCGCAGATTGTCGCCAAGCATGAACCTTTTGAAGTCGCCCTCGGATTCTCGCTCGGCGTGGCGGTCATGCTGGGCATTCGGCATCTCGCGAAGCGGTTCGGCGAAGACAAGCCATCCGACGCCAAGGGAACAACCGGATTGCTGGCCGCCGTTGGCGTCGACATCGCGCTCGATGGTCTGTTGATCGGGATCACCTTCTCCGCCGGAGAAACGGCGGGTCGCTTGCTGACGTGCGCGCTGGCGATTGAACTGCTCTCGCTCGGTTTGGCGGTTGCGGCTGCGCTCGGAAAAGCAGGCGCAAGTCGGCGGCGGATCATCACCACAACCACGCTATTGTTCTCCTTGGTCGTCGTTGGCGCCGCCGTCGGCGCGTTGTCGCTGCAAAACGCTTCGCAGGAATTTTTAGAACTCGTACTCTCCTTCGGCTTAGCGGCGCTGCTCTATCTCGTCACCGAAGAATTGTTAATCGAAGCCCACGAAGAACCCGAAACGCCGCTCGCCACCGCAATGTTTTTCGGAGGATTTTTACTGTTCTTGATCTTGGGAATGCTCGAATAG